CATTTCGGCGGCTCTGCATGAGCTTTGACGCCGTCGTCGTCGGATTTGGACTTTCACGAGTTCTCGTCGAGCTGAATCTCGCAAGCACCTTCACCACTTATAGTATTCTTTCGATCGTCGTCCTGCTCAACGCCGTGCTTCTCTATCGGTATTTTCAAGAGAGGGCCGCCTCACAATCCAAAATCTAGCGCCTACGAATCCCCCTCCTCCCATTGCCGTCCACACTCAATCACACACTCCCTAATTCGATAATACATGTGTAGGAGTGAAGGCTTATCCCTACACAGCCAGAATGAGAGATTGCCGTAAAATCTCTCAAGATACTCGTCCACCTGAAGGTCAAATCATTCAAACTTTACAAGGCAGAGAAAGAACTCCATTCAGAAACCCCCATATTCACGCTGAATAAAGACAAGTTTATTCTTGGCCTATGTATTGCTAAATGGTAGATCCATCAATGCGGGAGTAAGAAGTAATGATCCTGTTTATTTTACTCATCATGGCAGCTGTTGCACTGAGCGCTAGCTCAACGCCTGCAGAGAACAGTCCGCACCGTTCGACATTTTGATGTTGTAGCTCCAGCCGTCAATCAAGTAGAAAGAACCCCCTTACATGAGCAATGAATTGAGAAGCCAATCTATGCGTACGTTGTCCACATGCACGTTGCTGACGGCCTACATGCTGCTAACCGGTTGCGGTGGCGGCGGGGACGGAGCGCCTGCCGTCTCAACCTCCTCAAGCTCGGCACTCCCGACAGCCTCACTCGCATGGAATCCGATACAGGATTCGTCGATAGTCGGATACTACGTCCACTACGGACGGCAATCTCCCGGGCAGTCGGGCTCTTGCTCGTATGAAGCGGCCCAATTTGTCGAGGCCCCGAACGCCACGATTTCCGATCTCCAACCCAACACCCGTTACTTCTTTACGGTCAGCGCCTACAACGGCCTTGAGAGCGCCTGCTCGAGTGAAGTCTCAACCGTGACGCCCTCCTCCCAAGCCTAGCCAGAATCATCCATTTGTATTTGCGATCTGCTTCCTTGAGACGTTCGAGGCTCAAGGAAGCAGATCGCAAGTCCTTTCATTGACTCCCTTCCATCGTTTTGTTAGCCTCAAGCCCCGCCGCGTCCCTGCCGATCTCTGACGTAGAGAAGCATGCGCCGGCAACCTACTACGCGTTCAATTCCTGAAAGGAGTTCCGATGGCCAGTGCAGCCCTGTCCCCAGAGTCCCTCAATACCCTCCATAACAAGGCCACGCAACTCCGTATCGAAAGCGTCCGCGCCACATCTGAAGCGGCCAGCGGCCATCCATCGAGCTGCTGCTCCGCTGCCGACATCGTGGCGACACTCTTCTTCTCCGTAATGCGTTACGACCCGAAGAACCCCAAAGCGCCCAACAGTGATCGATTCGTCCTCTCAAAAGGACACGCCGCTCCCCTCCTCTACGCCGCCTGGGCCGAAGCAGGACTGTTCCCCAAAAGCGACCTCTTGAAGTTGCGGACATTGGCATCTGATCTTGAGGGTCACCCAACTCCCCGCCTGTCATTCGTAGACATGGCCACCGGCTCGCTGGGGCAAGGACTTCCTGTCGGTATCGGCATTGCCCTGAACGCGAAGTCCATCGATAAGCTTGACCACAGAACCTACGTTCTAATGGGCGATGGCGAGTCTGTCGAAGGATCAAATTGGGAAGCGGCTGAAGTGGCTCGGCATCACGGCCTGGATAATCTTTGCGCCATCGTCGATGTGAACCGGCTGGGGCAAAGCGATCCCACCATGTTGCAGCATAATATGGAAGGCTATCGCGCCCGCTGGTCAGGATTCGGCTGGCACGCCATCGTGGTCGACGGTCATGATATCGCCGCGCTCGTGGCCGCCTTTGATGAGGCGTCCCGCACAAAAGGGAAACCGACCGTCATCTTAGCCAAGACCTTCAAGGGACACGGGCTTTCCTTCATGGCAGACAGCCCCAGCTGGCACGGGAAACCGGTGCCCAAGGGAGAGGAAACCCAAAAGGCGATCGATGAATTGACCAGGCAGCTGAAACCCGGCAACGGAACCGTGCAGATCAACCGGCCCGCCGCCGCCACGCCGGCGCCGGCGACCACATCTGCGCTGCCGCCTTCACCCTATAAAGTAGGCGAGGCCGCCGCGACCCGTGAAGCTTTTGGCGTCGCACTTGAGGCGTTAGGCGGAGCACACTCCGCCGTGGTCGGCCTCGATGCCGACGTCAAGAATTCCACCTACACGGACAAATTTGGCAAGAAGTTTCCGAATCGATTCTTCGAAAACTTCATCGCCGAACAGAACATGCTGGGCGCGGCTGCGGGCCTCGCCGCCTGCGGAAAAGTTCCCTTCGTCGCTACATTCGCGGCCTTCTTCACCCGCGCGTACGACTTCATCCGGATGGCGGCTATCAGTCAATCCAACATCAAGCTGGTCGGCACCCACGTGGGCGTCAGCATCGGCGAAGACGGTCCTTCGCAAATGGGGCTTGAGGATATTGCGATGATGGCGGCACAGCCAGGCGTCGTCGTCCTCTATCCTTCAGACGCCACTTGCACCTATCGTCTGGTCGAAGCCGCGGCCAACCACAAAGGGATGGTCTACATCCGTGCCGGACGCCCGAAATCCCCGGTACTCTATGGACCGGAAGAGACATTCCCGATCGGGGGAAGCAAAGTCATCCGCCAAAGCGCCGGTGATGTACTGACGATCGTGGCCGCCGGCGTGACATTATTTGAAGCCCTCAAAGCCTACGATCAATTGAAAGCCGCGGGCATCGCCGTGCGCGTCGTCGATCTCTACAGCATCGCTCCGATCGACCAAGCCACCCTCATCGCCAGCGCCCGCGCGACCCACGGCCGTCTCCTCACCGTCGAAGACCACTACGCGCACGGCGGACTCGGCGATGCCGTGTTGAGCGCGGTGAGTGCGGAAGGCGTGAAGCTCCATAAGCTCGCCGTCCGGACGATTCCCCACAGCGGCAAGCCGGATGAACTCGTCGATCATTTTGGCATCGGAGTGCGATCCATTGTCGAAGCGGCCAAGCAAATCATCAAGTAGTCGGTTGAGCTCATCCCCCGCGGATGAGCTCAACCATATCCCTCTGCTCAAGATTCTCTCCAGCGCAGACCGCCAACGCGTGCTTCAGGACTTGACCGAGCAGCACTACACCAAACGAGATGTCATTTTTCGTGAAGGCGATCCGACCGAATTCTTCCACATCGTGAAGGAAGGCACGGTCAAGTGCGTCAAATCGAGCCCGGAAGGGAAAGAGTGCACGCTGAAAATGCTGATGCCCGGCGATCTCTTTTGCTGCGACGCCGCCGCCTTTGAGGGAGCCCGCCATCCGGGGACCGCGCAACCGATGGGCGACGTCAGTATCTTGCGCATGAACAAGAAGTCCTACTTCGACATGCTGCGCCGCAATCCCGAGGCCGCCATTGAAGTCATTAAGCATCTCGGCAATCGCCTCAACGAAGCCCAGGAGAAAGCCAAGGTCCTGGCCCTCGACCGGGCCGACCAGCGACTGGCCTCGCTCCTGGTGGACCTGGCGACCAAGAACGGCGTGAAAGACCCGCAAGGCCTCAAGCTCCCGATGCGACTGACCCGCCAGGATATGGCCAACATGGTCGGCACGACGACCGAGACCGCCATTCGCATCATGAGTCGGTTCAAACGCGATCGACTCGTATCCGGAACGGCGACCCGCCTCATCATCCGCGATCTCGCCGGGCTCAAGGCCCTTGCCTCCGCCTGATTTCCCTAAGATCCTCCTTCCAGGTATATTTTCAAAACATGATGTACGTCATATTCTTTTGACTGCACACTCCGTATCCTCACACGCACACAGACGACGTCAGACCGCGCCCCTCACAACAGGGGCTGTCGGCACATCGCTGCAGGAGTTCGACCAACCATCCAGAGAGGAGTTTCACCATGATGAGAAAACAATCACACCAGGCCATGGCACTCGCAGGAGCCGCTGCCATTGCCCTCGCCGGATTGCTGGGACAACCGTCCTCCGCATCCGCAAAGACCCACGACATCCATATGACGGCCGTCGAATCCGACATCGTCATCGACGGCGGCGGAGAGAAGTACGCCGCCTGGACATTCAACGGCACCATGCCGGGCCCGGTCGTCCGCGTGACCGAAGGCGACACGATCAACTTCACGTTGACTAACCCCGCCACCAATAAGAATCCCCACGCCATGGACTTCCATGCGGCGGAGATCGACTTCCTGAAGAACTACAAGGCCATCAATGCCGGCGAGACGATCAGCTACACCTTCGTGGCCAAGAAACCCGGGATCTTCTTTTATCACTGCGGCGCGCCGCCCATGATTCAGCACGTCGCGCGTGGCATGTTCGGCGCCATCATTGTCGATCCGAAAGACGCATCGGTCTGGCCCAAGGCGGATCGGGAATATGTTCTGGTCCAGTCCGAATACTTCAAGAACCCCGGCGATGTGCAGGCCATGTTTGACCGCAAATTCGACGGCGTCATGTTCAACGGCGGTATCTTCAAGTATCATCCGTTCGTCACGGGCGGCGGCAAGCTGGACGCGAAGCCGGGCGAGCGCGTGCGCGTCTATTTCGTGAATGCCGGTCCGAATGAGTTCTCCTCATTCCACCCCATCGGTGAAATCTGGGACAATGTGTATGAAAGCGGGAATCCGGCCAACAAGCTGACCGGCGTGCAGACCTATGTGGTCGGACCGGGCAGCGCCGCCACCTTCGACGTCGTCGTTGAATCGGCCGGTGCCTACCCGCTGGTCACCCACTCCCTGACCGGCGCGCTCCGCGGCGCAATCGCCGTCCTCTTGGCATCCCCCGATGCCAAGCCCTCGACGAACCTGATGCCCATGGTGCCGTGGGAGCTCCCCGCAAAAGCGAAGTAAGTTGAGAGTCGGAAATCCGGCCGGCATAAAACCGGCCGGATTTCACATCCAGAGGCTTCATTCCATGACACACGCGTTCTTCACCCCCGTTATCAGCGGAATACTCCTGGTGAGCGGGGTTTCGTCTATTCAGGCAGAAGGCCCCTATGATAGGGTGGCGTTGATGCTGATGGGTGAAGCGTGTTTGTCGGTTCGTTCTCAACTCGTCTCGACTCTTACGAAGCAAACTGGAGTCCAACAGGTTGACCCCGATCTCGTTCCGAACCATGTACTCATCGACTA
The sequence above is drawn from the Nitrospira sp. genome and encodes:
- a CDS encoding transketolase; its protein translation is MASAALSPESLNTLHNKATQLRIESVRATSEAASGHPSSCCSAADIVATLFFSVMRYDPKNPKAPNSDRFVLSKGHAAPLLYAAWAEAGLFPKSDLLKLRTLASDLEGHPTPRLSFVDMATGSLGQGLPVGIGIALNAKSIDKLDHRTYVLMGDGESVEGSNWEAAEVARHHGLDNLCAIVDVNRLGQSDPTMLQHNMEGYRARWSGFGWHAIVVDGHDIAALVAAFDEASRTKGKPTVILAKTFKGHGLSFMADSPSWHGKPVPKGEETQKAIDELTRQLKPGNGTVQINRPAAATPAPATTSALPPSPYKVGEAAATREAFGVALEALGGAHSAVVGLDADVKNSTYTDKFGKKFPNRFFENFIAEQNMLGAAAGLAACGKVPFVATFAAFFTRAYDFIRMAAISQSNIKLVGTHVGVSIGEDGPSQMGLEDIAMMAAQPGVVVLYPSDATCTYRLVEAAANHKGMVYIRAGRPKSPVLYGPEETFPIGGSKVIRQSAGDVLTIVAAGVTLFEALKAYDQLKAAGIAVRVVDLYSIAPIDQATLIASARATHGRLLTVEDHYAHGGLGDAVLSAVSAEGVKLHKLAVRTIPHSGKPDELVDHFGIGVRSIVEAAKQIIK
- a CDS encoding Crp/Fnr family transcriptional regulator, coding for MSSSPADELNHIPLLKILSSADRQRVLQDLTEQHYTKRDVIFREGDPTEFFHIVKEGTVKCVKSSPEGKECTLKMLMPGDLFCCDAAAFEGARHPGTAQPMGDVSILRMNKKSYFDMLRRNPEAAIEVIKHLGNRLNEAQEKAKVLALDRADQRLASLLVDLATKNGVKDPQGLKLPMRLTRQDMANMVGTTTETAIRIMSRFKRDRLVSGTATRLIIRDLAGLKALASA
- a CDS encoding multicopper oxidase domain-containing protein, with the protein product MMRKQSHQAMALAGAAAIALAGLLGQPSSASAKTHDIHMTAVESDIVIDGGGEKYAAWTFNGTMPGPVVRVTEGDTINFTLTNPATNKNPHAMDFHAAEIDFLKNYKAINAGETISYTFVAKKPGIFFYHCGAPPMIQHVARGMFGAIIVDPKDASVWPKADREYVLVQSEYFKNPGDVQAMFDRKFDGVMFNGGIFKYHPFVTGGGKLDAKPGERVRVYFVNAGPNEFSSFHPIGEIWDNVYESGNPANKLTGVQTYVVGPGSAATFDVVVESAGAYPLVTHSLTGALRGAIAVLLASPDAKPSTNLMPMVPWELPAKAK
- a CDS encoding fibronectin type III domain-containing protein; this translates as MRTLSTCTLLTAYMLLTGCGGGGDGAPAVSTSSSSALPTASLAWNPIQDSSIVGYYVHYGRQSPGQSGSCSYEAAQFVEAPNATISDLQPNTRYFFTVSAYNGLESACSSEVSTVTPSSQA